The proteins below are encoded in one region of Pan paniscus chromosome 4, NHGRI_mPanPan1-v2.0_pri, whole genome shotgun sequence:
- the PAIP2 gene encoding polyadenylate-binding protein-interacting protein 2, which yields MKDPSRSSTSPSIINEDVIINGHSHEDDNPFAEYMWMENEEEFNRQIEEELWEEEFIERCFQEMLEEEEEHEWFIPARDLPQTMDQIQDQFNDLVISDGSSLEDLVVKSNLNPNAKEFVPGVKY from the exons ATGAAAGATCCAAGTCGCAGCAGTACTAGCCCAAGCATCATCAATGAAGATGTGATTATTAACGGTCATTCTCATGAAGATGACAATCCATTTGCAGAGTACATGTGgatggaaaatgaagaagaattCAACAGACAA ATAGAAGAGGAGTTATGGGAAGAAGAATTTATTGAACGCTGTTTCCAAGAAATgctggaagaggaagaagagcatGAATGGTTTATTCCAGCTCGAGATCTCCCACAAACTATGGACCAAATCCAAGACCAGTTTAATGACCTTGTTATCAGTGATGGCTCTTCTCTGGAAGATCTTGTg GTCAAGAGCAATCTGAATCCAAATGCAAAGGAGTTTGTTCCTGGGGTGAAGTACTGA
- the SLC23A1 gene encoding solute carrier family 23 member 1 yields MLYKIEDVPPWYLCILLGFQHYLTCFSGTIAVPFLLAEALCVGHDQHMVSQLIGTIFTCVGITTLIQTTVGIRLPLFQASAFAFLVPAKAILALERWKCPPEEEIYGNWSLPLNTSHIWHPRIREVQGAIMVSSVVEVVIGLLGLPGALLNYIGPLTVTPTVSLIGLSVFQAAGDRAGSHWGISACSILLIILFSQYLRNLTFLLPVYRWGKGLTLLRIQIFKMFPIVLAIMTVWLLCYVLTLTDVLPTDPKAYGFQARTDARGDIMAIAPWIRIPYPCQWGLPTVTAAAVLGMFSATLAGIIESIGDYYACARLAGAPPPPVHAINRGIFTEGICCIIAGLLGTGNGSTSSSPNIGVLGITKVGSRRVVQYGAAIMLVLGTIGKFTALFASLPDPILGGMFCTLFGMITAVGLSNLQFVDMNSSRNLFVLGFSMFFGLTLPNYLESNPGAINTGILEVDQILTVLLTTEMFVGGCLAFILDNTVPGSPEERGLIQWKAGAHANSDMSSSLKSYDFPIGMGIVKRIAFLKYIPICPVFKGFSSTSKDQIAIPEDTPENTETASVCTKV; encoded by the exons ATGTTGTACAAGATCGAGGACGTGCCACCTTGGTACCTGTGCATCCTGCTGGGCTTCCAG CACTACCTGACATGCTTCAGTGGTACCATCGCCGTGCCCTTCCTGCTGGCTGAGGCGCTGTGTGTGGGCCACGACCAGCACATGGTTAGTCAGCTCATCGGCACCATCTTCACGTGCGTGGGCATCACCACTCTCATCCAGACCACCGTGGGCATCCG GCTGCCGCTGTTCCAGGCCAGTGCCTTTGCATTTCTGGTTCCAGCCAAAGCCATACTGGCTCTGGAGAGATGGAAATGCCCCCCGGAAG AGGAGATCTACGGTAACTGGAGTCTGCCCCTGAACACCTCTCATATCTGGCACCCACGGATACGGGAG GTCCAGGGTGCAATCATGGTGTCCAgcgtggtggaggtggtgattgGCCTGCTGGGGCTGCCTGGGGCCCTGCTCAACTACATTGGGCCTCTCACAGTCACCCCCACTGTCTCCCTCATTGGCCTTTCTGTCTTCCAAGCTGCTGGCGACCGAGCTGGCTCCCACTGGGGCATCTCAGCTTG CTCCATTCTCCTGATCATCCTCTTCTCCCAGTACCTGCGCAACCTCACCTTCCTGCTGCCTGTCTACCGCTGGGGCAAGGGCCTCACTCTCCTCCGCATCCAGATCTTCAAAATGTTTCCT ATCGTGCTGGCCATCATGACCGTGTGGCTGCTCTGCTATGTCCTGACCTTGACAGACGTGCTGCCCACAGACCCAAAAGCCTATGGCTTCCAGGCACGAACCGATGCCCGTGGTGACATCATGGCTATTGCACCCTGGATCCGCATCCCCTACCCCT GTCAGTGGGGCCTGCCCACGGTGACTGCGGCTGCTGTCCTGGGAATGTTCAGCGCCACTCTGGCAGGCATCATTGAGTCCATCGGAGATTACTACGCCTGTGCCCGCCTGGCTGGTGCACCACCCCCTCCAGTACATGCTATCAACAG GGGCATCTTCACCGAAGGCATTTGCTGCATCATCGCGGGGCTATTGGGCACGGGCAACGGGTCCACCTCGTCCAGTCCCAACATTGGCGTCCTGGGAATTACCAAG GTGGGCAGCCGGCGCGTGGTGCAGTATGGTGCGGCTATCATGCTGGTCCTGGGCACCATCGGCAAGTTCACGGCCCTCTTCGCCTCGCTCCCTGACCCCATCCTGGGGGGCATGTTCTGCACTCTCTTTG GCATGATTACAGCTGTTGGGCTGTCCAACCTGCAATTTGTGGACATGAACTCCTCTCGCAACCTCTTCGTGCTGGGATTTTCCATGTTCTTCGGGCTCACGCTGCCCAATTACCTGGAGTCCAACCCTGGCGCCATCAATACAG GCATTCTTGAAGTGGATCAGATTCTGACTGTGCTGCTGACCACGGAGATGTTTGTGGGCGGGTGCCTTGCTTTCATACTTGACAACACAGTGCCAG GGAGCCCAGAGGAGCGTGGTCTGATACAGTGGAAAGCTGGGGCTCATGCCAACAGTGACATGTCTTCCAGCCTCAAGAGCTACGATTTCCCCATTGGGATGGGCATAGTAAAAAGAATTGCCTTTCTGAAATACATTCCTATCTGCCCAGTCTTCAAAGGATTTTCTTCAACTTCAAAAGATCAGATTGCAATTCCAGAAGACACTCCAGAAAATACAGAAACTGCATCTGTGTGCACCAAGGTCTGA
- the MZB1 gene encoding marginal zone B- and B1-cell-specific protein: MTTLAELAPGAMRLSLPLLLLLLGAWAIPGGLGDRAPLTATAPQLDDEEMYSAHMPAHLRCDACRAVAYQMWQNLAKAETKLHTSNSGGRRELSESVYTDVLDRSCSRNWQDYGVREVDQVKRLTGPGLSEGPEPSISVMVTGGPWPTRLSRTCLHYLGEFGEDQIYEAHQQGRGALEALLCGGPQGACSEKVSATREEL; this comes from the exons ACTACACTTGCTGAACTGGCTCCTGGGGCCATGAGGCTgtcactgccactgctgctgctgctgctgggagcCTGGGCCATCCCAGGGGGCCTCGGGGACAGGGCGCCACTCACAGCCACAGCCCCACAACTGGATGATGAGGAGATGTACTCAGCCCACATGCCCGCTCACCTGCGCTGTGATGCCTGCAGAGCTGTGGCTTACCAG ATGTGGCAAAATCTGGCAAAGGCAGAGACCAAACTTCATACCTCAAACTCTGGGGGGCGGCGGGAACTGAGCGAGTCGGTCTACACAGATGTCCTGGACCGGAGCTGCTCCCGGAACTGGCAGGA CTACGGAGTTCGAGAAGTGGACCAAGTGAAACGTCTCACAGGCCCAGGACTTAGCGAGGGGCCAGAGCCAAGCATCAGCGTGATGGTCACAGGGGGCCCCTGGCCTACCAG GCTCTCCAGGACATGTTTGCACTACTTGGGGGAGTTTGGAGAAGACCAGATCTATGAAGCCCACCAACAAGGCCGAGGGGCTCTGGAGGCATTGCTATGTGGGGGACCCCAGGGGGCCTGCTCAGAGAAGGTGTCAGCCACAAGAGAAGAGCTCTAG
- the PROB1 gene encoding proline-rich basic protein 1: MLTALAPPALPGIPRQLPTAPARRQDSSGSSGSYYTAPGSPEPPDVGPDAEGPANWPWVAPGRGAGAQPRLSVSAQNSRQRHGPGSGFPRGPGSGPRPPQPQLRTLPSGEMEVIFGVGPLFGCSGADDREAQQQLTEPAFISPLPPGPASPAAVPRQFQVPDGGSRWATYLELRPRGPSPAAPAQFECVEVALEEGAAPARPRTVPKRQIELRPRPQSPPRAAGVPRPRLLLRTGSLDESLGPLQAAAGFVQTALARKLSPEAPAPSSATFGPTGRSEPETRETARSTRVVLEKAKSRPLRVQDNSAPAKAPRPWPSLRERAIRRDKPAPGTEPLGPVSSSIFLQSEEKIQEARKTRFPREAPDRTVQRARSPPFECRIPSEVPSRAVRPRSPSPPWQTPNGAVRGPRCPSPQNLSPWDRTTRRVSSPLFPEASSEWENQNPAVEETVSRRSPSPPILSQWNQCVAGERSPSLEAPSLWEIPHSAVADAVEPRSSPSPPAFFPWEAPDRPIGTWGPSPQETWDPMGPGSSIAFTQEAQNGLTQEELAPPTPSAPGTPEPTEMQSPSTREISDLAFGGSQPSPEVAAPEPPGSHPVGTLDADKCPEVLGPGEAASGRPRMAIPRPRDVRKLVKTTYAPGFPAGAQGSGLPAPPADPCGEEGGESKTQEPPALGPPAPAHYTSVFIKDFLPVVPHPYEPPEPSFDTVARDASQPNGVLRRRAENSTAKPFKRTEIRLPGALALGRRPEVTSRVRARGPGGENRDAEAQRLVPDGDGRTSPLGGARSSSQRSPVGPAGVRSPRPGSPQMQASPSPGIAPKPKTPPTAPEPAAAVQAPLPREPLALAGRTAPAQPRAASAPPTDRSPQSPSQGARRQPGAAPLGKVLVDPESGRYYFVEAPRQPRLRVLFDPESGQYVEVLLPPSSPGPPHRVYTPLALGLGLYPPAYGPIPSLSLPPSPGPQALGSPQLPWVSEAGPLDGTYYLPVSGTPNPAPPLLLCAPPSSSGPTQPGKGSLFPL; the protein is encoded by the coding sequence GAGGCAGCTGCCCACGGCCCCCGCGCGGCGCCAGGACTCCTCCGGTTCGTCAGGCTCCTACTACACGGCTCCAGGTTCTCCGGAGCCCCCGGACGTTGGGCCGGACGCGGAAGGCCCAGCGAATTGGCCCTGGGTGGCTCCTGGGCGGGGGGCGGGCGCGCAGCCTCGCCTGTCCGTCAGCGCCCAGAATAGCCGCCAGCGGCACGGGCCCGGCTCGGGTTTCCCGCGAGGCCCAGGTTCCGGCCCACGgccaccccagccccagctgcGCACGCTGCCGTCGGGGGAGATGGAAGTCATCTTCGGCGTCGGACCCCTGTTCGGCTGCTCCGGCGCAGACGATCGCGAGGCGCAACAACAGCTCACGGAGCCGGCCTTCATCAGCCCTTTGCCGCCGGGGCCAGCGTCTCCCGCCGCGGTCCCACGCCAGTTCCAGGTCCCCGATGGTGGCTCCCGCTGGGCCACCTACCTAGAGCTGCGGCCCCGTGGGCCAAGTCCTGCCGCCCCAGCGCAGTTCGAGTGTGTGGAGGTGGCTCTGGAGGAGGGCGCCGCGCCCGCCAGGCCCCGGACAGTGCCCAAGCGTCAGATCGAGCTGCGCCCCCGGCCCCAGAGTCCCCCGCGGGCGGCCGGCGTGCCGCGCCCCCGGCTGCTCCTGCGCACCGGCTCCCTGGACGAGTCGCTGGGCCCCCTGCAGGCCGCCGCGGGCTTCGTGCAGACGGCGCTGGCCAGAAAACTGAGCCCCGAGGCCCCGGCCCCGAGCAGCGCCACCTTCGGGCCCACGGGGCGGTCGGAACCTGAGACCCGGGAAACGGCCCGCAGCACCCGCGTGGTCCTGGAGAAGGCTAAGTCTCGGCCACTTCGCGTACAAGATAATTCGGCCCCCGCCAAGGCCCCGAGGCCGTGGCCCAGCCTCCGCGAGCGCGCGATTCGGCGCGACAAGCCTGCGCCCGGGACGGAGCCGCTGGGTCCTGTTAGTTCCAGCATCTTCCTTCAGTCAGAGGAGAAGATCCAGGAGGCGCGGAAGACTCGGTTCCCGCGAGAGGCGCCGGATCGAACTGTTCAGAGGGCACGGAGTCCGCCTTTTGAGTGTAGGATCCCCTCGGAGGTTCCGAGTAGGGCTGTGAGGCCAAGGAGCCCGTCCCCGCCATGGCAGACTCCAAATGGGGCTGTACGGGGTCCTCGCTGCCCGTCGCCCCAGAACCTGTCCCCGTGGGATCGGACTACTCGGAGGGTGAGTAGCCCTTTGTTCCCTGAAGCCTCCTCCGAGTGGGAAAATCAAAATCCCGCCGTCGAGGAAACTGTCAGCAGGAGAAGCCCTTCCCCTCCGATCCTTTCCCAGTGGAATCAGTGTGTTGCTGGGGAAAGGAGCCCGTCCCTCGAAGCCCCTTCCCTGTGGGAGATTCCACATTCGGCAGTCGCGGATGCGGTGGAGCCACGTAGCAGCCCGTCCCCGCCGGCCTTCTTCCCGTGGGAGGCTCCAGATCGTCCTATTGGAACTTGGGGCCCATCTCCCCAAGAGACATGGGATCCCATGGGGCCAGGCTCATCGATAGCATTTACTCAGGAAGCTCAGAATGGGTTAACTCAGGAGGAGTTGGCACCGCCTACACCGTCCGCACCCGGGACTCCAGAACCAACAGAGATGCAGAGTCCATCCACGCGGGAAATTTCAGATCTTGCCTTTGGAGGGAGTCAGCCGTCCCCAGAGGTAGCAGCACCCGagccgcccggcagccaccctgtGGGCACCCTGGACGCGGATAAGTGCCCGGAAGTCTTGGGTCCTGGAGAGGCGGCCTCGGGACGCCCCCGCATGGCCATTCCGCGGCCTCGAGACGTGCGCAAGTTGGTGAAGACCACGTACGCGCCAGGCTTCCCGGCAGGAGCACAAGGCTCTGGGCTGCCTGCGCCTCCTGCCGACCCCTGCGGGGAGGAGGGCGGCGAATCCAAGACGCAAGAGCCGCCAGCACTGGGGCCCCCCGCCCCGGCTCACTACACTTCCGTTTTCATCAAGGATTTTCTACCGGTGGTGCCGCACCCCTACGAGCCTCCCGAACCGTCCTTCGACACGGTCGCCCGGGACGCCTCACAGCCCAACGGGGTCCTGCGGCGGAGGGCAGAGAACAGCACGGCGAAGCCCTTCAAGCGCAcagagatccgcctgcctggggCCCTGGCCTTGGGTCGCCGGCCCGAGGTAACCTCGCGAGTGAGAGCGCGCGGCCCTGGAGGAGAGAACAGGGATGCAGAGGCCCAGCGCCTGGTCCCCGACGGCGACGGTCGCACCAGCCCTCTAGGCGGCGCCCGCAGCTCATCCCAGCGCTCCCCCGTAGGGCCAGCAGGGGTCCGATCGCCCCGCCCCGGCTCCCCTCAGATGCAAGCCAGCCCGAGCCCTGGGATAGCACCCAAACCGAAGACACCACCTACGGCCCCCGAGCCCGCGGCTGCCGTCCAGGCGCCACTCCCGCGGGAGCCCCTGGCGTTGGCGGGCAGGacggccccagcccagccccgcgCTGCCTCGGCGCCTCCCACGGACCGGTCCCCGCAAAGCCCCTCCCAGGGAGCGCGCAGGCAGCCCGGGGCCGCGCCCCTGGGGAAGGTCTTGGTGGACCCCGAGAGCGGCCGCTACTACTTTGTGGAGGCGCCGCGGCAGCCTCGGCTGCGGGTGCTCTTCGACCCTGAGAGTGGGCAGTACGTGGAGGTGTTGCTGCCGCCCTCGTCTCCCGGGCCGCCCCACCGCGTCTACACCCCTCTGGCCCTGGGGCTCGGCCTCTACCCGCCCGCCTATGGGCCTATACCCAGCCTCTCTCTGCCACCGTCCCCGGGCCCGCAGGCCCTCGGCAGCCCCCAGCTACCCTGGGTCTCTGAGGCAGGGCCCCTGGACGGGACCTACTACCTGCCGGTGAGCGGGACCCCCAACCCCGCACCTCCTCTGCTCCTCTGTGCGCCGCCCTCCAGCTCAGGTCCCACCCAGCCCGGCAAGGGTTCATTGTTCCCGCTGTGA